A single region of the Aliidongia dinghuensis genome encodes:
- a CDS encoding glutaminase produces MEYSELLENIVHEIRPYFGRGKVADYIPALANVPPAKFGMAIATIDGAVHTIGEAEEPFSIQSISKAFTLMLAMRLVGDELWTRLGKEPSGSKFNSLVQLEYEEGVPRNPFINAGALVVTDCVMSHCRAPRNAIRDYARVLSRNFAADFDLEVALSERETGFTNAALANLLASHGRLDNPVAAVLDTYFHQCALAMSCADLARAFLPLANRGISPILEEAVLTERQAKRINALMLTCGMYESVGSFAYRVGLPAKSGVGGGIVAVLPGKFCVAVWSPELDRSGNSLVGTAALEALTRLTQLSIF; encoded by the coding sequence ATGGAATACAGCGAACTGCTCGAAAACATCGTCCACGAGATCCGGCCCTATTTCGGCAGGGGCAAGGTCGCCGATTACATCCCGGCGCTGGCCAACGTGCCGCCGGCCAAGTTCGGCATGGCGATCGCGACGATCGACGGCGCGGTCCATACGATCGGCGAAGCGGAAGAGCCGTTCTCGATCCAGAGCATCTCCAAGGCGTTCACGCTCATGCTGGCGATGCGGCTGGTCGGCGACGAGCTCTGGACGCGACTGGGCAAGGAGCCGTCGGGCAGCAAGTTCAACTCGCTGGTCCAGCTCGAATATGAAGAGGGCGTGCCGCGCAACCCGTTCATCAACGCGGGCGCGCTCGTCGTGACCGACTGCGTCATGTCGCACTGCCGGGCGCCGCGGAACGCGATCCGCGACTATGCCCGCGTGCTGTCGCGCAACTTCGCGGCCGACTTCGATCTGGAGGTGGCCCTTTCCGAGCGCGAGACCGGCTTCACCAACGCAGCCCTCGCCAATCTGCTGGCGAGCCACGGCCGGCTCGACAATCCGGTCGCAGCCGTGCTCGACACCTATTTCCATCAATGCGCGCTCGCCATGAGCTGCGCCGATCTCGCCCGCGCCTTCCTGCCGCTCGCCAACCGCGGCATCTCGCCGATCCTGGAAGAGGCGGTGCTGACCGAGCGACAGGCGAAGCGCATCAACGCGCTGATGCTGACCTGCGGCATGTATGAATCGGTCGGCAGCTTCGCCTATCGCGTGGGCCTGCCGGCGAAGAGCGGCGTCGGCGGCGGCATCGTCGCGGTGTTGCCCGGCAAATTCTGTGTGGCCGTCTGGTCGCCGGAGCTCGACCGGTCGGGCAATTCGCTGGTCGGCACGGCGGCGCTCGAAGCGCTGACGCGGCTCACCCAGCTGTCGATCTTCTGA
- a CDS encoding ATP-binding cassette domain-containing protein, whose product MAVAPPLLALQNATLTFGGRPTFQEASVAVARGERICLVGRNGSGKSTLLKCLAGLIELDAGERFIQPGAHVAYMPQEPVFEPTMTIAEHVAEGLPGHEQDGATRYKVEAILAEVGLDPDRKLVDLSGGEGRRVSLARVFVAEPDVVLLDEPTNHLDIPAIEWLEARLVDYRGAILMISHDRAFLNRLSRRVLWLDRGRLRSLDKGFAAFDEWSEGVLAAEAAEEVRLDKKLASETIWLRQGISARRTRNMGRLRALMDLRQEKAERVGIRQAKIGTAAVTESGGQLVVEAKHIAKSFEQVPPDGGSETKLIAKDFSTKVVRGDRIGIIGANGAGKSTLLKILTGDLAPDAGKIRFGVNLVPAYFDQHRSRLDGEASVRDNLTEGRGDQVFVRGQPRHVNSYMRDFLFEDRQALTPAKALSGGERNRLLLAKVLAQTSNLLVLDEPTNDLDMDTLDLLEEVLADYDGTLFLVSHDRDFLDRLVTSVIAVEGDGEVEEYVGGYSDYLRQRPTKTEPAKAEQAKAAPKATPAPAKAEKPKAARLGFKEQHDLQRLPGVIEALGQEQTALQKALADPQLYARDRAAFERATARLDALQAELAEAEDRWLELEMKKAELG is encoded by the coding sequence ATGGCGGTGGCCCCGCCGCTCCTGGCCCTGCAGAACGCGACCCTCACCTTCGGCGGCAGACCCACTTTCCAAGAGGCGTCGGTCGCGGTCGCGCGTGGCGAGCGGATCTGTCTGGTCGGCCGCAACGGCAGCGGCAAGTCGACGCTCCTCAAGTGCCTGGCCGGCCTGATCGAGCTCGACGCCGGCGAGCGCTTCATCCAGCCGGGCGCCCATGTCGCCTACATGCCGCAGGAGCCGGTCTTCGAGCCGACGATGACCATCGCCGAGCATGTGGCCGAGGGCCTGCCCGGTCACGAGCAGGACGGGGCGACGCGCTACAAGGTCGAGGCGATCCTGGCCGAGGTCGGGCTCGATCCCGATCGCAAGCTCGTCGATCTCTCGGGCGGCGAGGGCCGCCGCGTGTCGCTCGCCCGTGTGTTCGTGGCCGAGCCGGACGTGGTGCTGCTCGACGAGCCGACCAACCATCTCGACATCCCGGCGATCGAATGGCTGGAAGCGCGGCTTGTGGACTATCGCGGCGCCATCCTGATGATCAGCCATGACCGCGCGTTCCTGAACCGGCTCTCGCGCCGGGTGCTGTGGCTCGACCGCGGCCGGCTGCGCTCGCTCGACAAGGGCTTCGCCGCGTTCGACGAATGGTCGGAAGGTGTGCTCGCCGCCGAGGCGGCGGAGGAAGTGCGGCTCGACAAGAAGCTCGCGTCGGAGACGATCTGGCTGCGCCAGGGCATCTCGGCCCGGCGCACGCGCAACATGGGGCGGCTGCGCGCCCTCATGGACCTGCGCCAGGAGAAGGCCGAGCGGGTCGGCATCCGCCAGGCCAAGATCGGCACGGCCGCCGTGACCGAGTCCGGCGGCCAGCTGGTGGTCGAGGCGAAGCACATCGCCAAGAGCTTCGAACAGGTGCCGCCCGACGGGGGCTCCGAGACCAAGCTCATCGCCAAGGATTTCTCGACCAAGGTCGTGCGCGGCGACCGGATCGGCATCATCGGCGCCAACGGTGCCGGCAAGTCGACGCTCCTGAAGATCCTGACCGGCGACCTGGCGCCGGACGCCGGCAAGATCCGCTTCGGCGTCAATCTGGTGCCGGCCTATTTCGACCAGCACAGGAGCCGGCTCGACGGCGAGGCGAGCGTGCGCGACAACCTGACCGAAGGCCGTGGCGACCAAGTGTTCGTGCGCGGCCAGCCGCGCCACGTCAATTCCTACATGCGCGACTTCCTGTTCGAGGACCGCCAGGCACTGACGCCGGCCAAGGCGCTGTCGGGCGGCGAGCGCAACCGCCTGCTCTTGGCCAAGGTGCTGGCGCAGACCTCGAACCTGCTGGTGCTGGACGAGCCGACCAACGACCTCGACATGGATACGCTCGATCTCCTGGAAGAGGTGCTCGCCGACTACGACGGCACGCTGTTCCTGGTCAGCCATGACCGCGACTTCCTCGACCGGCTCGTAACCTCGGTCATCGCGGTCGAAGGCGACGGCGAGGTTGAGGAATATGTCGGCGGCTATAGCGACTATCTGCGCCAGCGCCCGACGAAGACCGAGCCGGCCAAAGCAGAGCAGGCCAAGGCGGCACCGAAGGCCACCCCGGCACCGGCCAAGGCCGAGAAGCCGAAAGCGGCGCGCCTGGGATTCAAGGAACAGCATGACCTGCAGCGCCTGCCGGGCGTGATCGAGGCCCTGGGCCAGGAACAGACGGCCCTGCAGAAGGCGCTTGCCGACCCGCAGCTCTATGCCCGCGACCGCGCCGCGTTCGAGCGCGCGACCGCCCGCCTCGACGCGCTCCAGGCCGAGCTCGCGGAAGCCGAGGACCGCTGGCTGGAACTCGAAATGAAGAAGGCGGAGCTGGGGTAG
- a CDS encoding molecular chaperone DjiA — protein MTIWARIVEGVQELSWGNLFGLEDPSMRLLDADATRTRQLALAEDQARADERPQSTKQVGFTIAVIALGAKMAKADGTVSAVEIDAFHEVFQAPPEERANVEFFFNLARRSMIGAETYARQVKRLLGEHKSVLEDLMGALFHIAKADGVITPAEDEYLRQIAEIFGFEERCYRRLRAYHVGSEHAPVVEEDPYLILGVDPWADMDTIKKRWRELARDNHPDRAMADGLPAEFISIATTKLALINAAYDRLVAQHEASQPKGTA, from the coding sequence GTGACAATTTGGGCCCGCATCGTCGAAGGCGTGCAGGAACTGTCCTGGGGCAATCTGTTCGGCCTCGAGGATCCCTCGATGCGCCTGCTCGACGCCGACGCCACGCGCACGCGCCAGCTCGCGCTCGCCGAGGATCAGGCGCGCGCCGACGAACGGCCGCAGTCGACCAAGCAGGTGGGCTTCACCATCGCCGTCATCGCGCTCGGCGCCAAGATGGCGAAGGCCGACGGCACGGTGAGCGCCGTCGAGATCGACGCGTTCCACGAAGTGTTCCAGGCACCGCCGGAAGAGCGCGCCAACGTCGAGTTCTTCTTCAACCTGGCCCGGCGCAGCATGATCGGCGCCGAAACCTACGCGCGGCAGGTAAAGCGGCTCCTGGGCGAGCACAAGTCGGTGCTGGAAGACCTCATGGGTGCGCTCTTCCACATCGCCAAGGCCGATGGCGTCATTACGCCGGCCGAGGACGAGTATCTGCGCCAGATCGCCGAGATCTTCGGCTTCGAGGAGCGCTGCTACCGGCGTCTGCGGGCCTACCACGTGGGCTCGGAGCATGCGCCGGTCGTCGAGGAGGATCCCTATCTGATCCTGGGCGTCGACCCTTGGGCGGACATGGACACGATCAAGAAGCGCTGGCGCGAGCTCGCCCGCGACAACCATCCGGACCGGGCGATGGCAGACGGCCTGCCGGCGGAATTCATCTCGATCGCAACCACCAAGCTCGCCCTCATCAATGCGGCCTATGACCGGCTGGTGGCGCAGCACGAGGCATCACAGCCCAAGGGGACGGCCTGA
- a CDS encoding (2Fe-2S)-binding protein, whose protein sequence is MIEITVNGRQHRLDVEDDMPLLWVLRDELGMTGTKYGCGIGQCGACTVHVDGEAQRSCSLPVSAAVGSKITTIEGLSPDSSHAVQRAWLAEDVPQCGYCQSGQIMAAAAFLKANPQPTDADIDTNLSNICRCGTYPRMRKAIHRAAALMRT, encoded by the coding sequence ATGATCGAGATTACCGTGAACGGCCGGCAGCATAGGCTCGATGTCGAGGACGACATGCCGCTGCTCTGGGTCTTGCGCGACGAGCTCGGCATGACCGGCACGAAATACGGCTGCGGCATCGGCCAATGCGGCGCCTGCACGGTCCATGTCGACGGCGAGGCCCAGCGCTCCTGCTCGCTGCCGGTCTCGGCCGCGGTCGGCAGCAAGATCACGACGATCGAGGGCCTGTCGCCCGACTCGAGCCACGCGGTCCAGCGCGCCTGGCTCGCCGAAGACGTGCCGCAATGCGGCTACTGCCAGTCGGGCCAGATCATGGCCGCCGCTGCCTTCCTCAAGGCCAATCCCCAGCCGACCGATGCGGATATCGACACCAACCTGTCGAACATCTGCCGCTGCGGCACCTATCCGCGCATGCGCAAGGCGATCCATCGCGCCGCCGCGCTGATGCGGACTTGA